The proteins below come from a single Camelus bactrianus isolate YW-2024 breed Bactrian camel chromosome 2, ASM4877302v1, whole genome shotgun sequence genomic window:
- the UCP1 gene encoding mitochondrial brown fat uncoupling protein 1, which translates to MVGLTASDVPPTMAVKIFSAGVATCVADVITFPLDTAKVRLQIQGECQTTRAVRYKGVLGTITTLAKTEGPGKLYSGLPAGLQRQISFPSLRIGLCDTVQEFFTTGKETSLGSKVSAGLTTGGVAVFTGQPTEVVKIRLQAQSHLHGPKPRYTGTYNAYRIIATTEGLTGLWKGTTPNLTRNVIINCTELVTYDLMKAALVKNKLLADDVPCHFVSAVIAGFCTTVKTRFVNSPPSVPNCSMTMLTKEGPSAFFKGFVPSFWRLGSWNVIMFVCFEQLKRELMKSRQTVDCAT; encoded by the exons ATGGTGGGGCTGACAGCCTCAGACGTGCCCCCGACCATGGCGGTCAAGATCTTCTCAGCCGGAGTGGCGACCTGCGTGGCGGATGTGATCACCTTCCCGCTGGACACGGCCAAAGTCCGGCTACAG ATCCAAGGCGAATGCCAGACCACCCGAGCTGTTAGGTATAAAGGTGTCCTGGGAACAATCACCACTCTGGCAAAAACAGAAGGGCCAGGGAAGCTCTATAGCGGGCTGCCTGCTGGCCTCCAGAGACAAATAAGCTTCCCCTCTCTTAGGATCGGCCTCTGTGATACCGTCCAGGAGTTCTTCACCACAGGGAAAGAAA CTAGTTTAGGAAGCAAGGTCTCAGCGGGCCTCACAACTGGAGGCGTGGCCGTGTTCACTGGGCAACCCACAGAGGTGGTGAAGATCAGACTGCAAGCACAGAGCCATCTCCATGGTCCCAAACCTCGCTACACTGGAACCTACAATGCTTACAGAATTATAGCCACTACAGAAGGCTTGACGGGGCTGTGGAAAG ggACCACTCCCAATCTGACAAGAAATGTCATCATCAATTGTACAGAGCTAGTGACGTATGACCTGATGAAGGCGGCCCTTGTGAAAAACAAACTATTAgcag ATGACGTGCCCTGCCACTTTGTGTCCGCTGTTATCGCTGGATTTTGCACAACCGTGAAAACCAGGTTTGTTAACTCTCCACCAAGTGTGCCCAACTGCTCAATGACGATGCTCACTAAGGAAGGACCATCGGCTTTCTTCAAAGG ATTTGTACCTTCCTTCTGGCGACTCGGATCCTGGAACGTCATTATGTTTGTGTGCTTTGAACAGCTGAAACGAGAACTGATGAAGTCAAGGCAGACCGTGGACTGTGCCACATAA